A region of the Salmo trutta chromosome 40, fSalTru1.1, whole genome shotgun sequence genome:
AAACCTGTGTGACTTCTTCAAGAAGCAGAAATAAGAGAATGGACAATTTTGTCTGTTGAATGTTCTCTCACTTCCATCATGTAATCACACATGACCGCATGTGATAAGAACTGTTCAGCTTTTAGGGTTTTGAGTCAAAATCCTTTCAGACTACAGCCAAATTCTATGCTGGGTGAGTGATAGGTGTTTAGAGGTGAAATGGTGTTGGGAGATAGACCCTCACCTGTAGTGTCCGGGGTGGTCTGAGTGAGGGTTCCTGAGGACCCAGAGGCCCCCGTTCCAGCAGTACCCGCGGCAGTAACAATGCTGGCCCCAAGTATGACGCCGGTTGTCGGGATTATGGCGGTGCTAGAGGTTACACTAGTCATCTTCTGAGTTGGGGAGTTGGTGGCTGCTGTGGAGCCGGTTGTCGGGATTATGGCGGTGCTAGAGGTTACACTAGTCATCTTCTGAGTTGGGGAGTTGGTGGCTGCTGTGGAGCCGGTTGTCGGGATTATGGCGGTGCTAGAGGTTACACTAGTCATCTTCTGAGTTGGGGAGTTGGTGGCTGCTGTGGAGCCGGTTGTCGGGATTATGGCGGTGCTGGAGGTTACACTAGTCATCTTCTGAGTTGGGGAGTTGGTGGCTGCTGTGGAGCCGGTTGTCGGGATTATGGCGGTGCTAGAGGTTACACTAGTCATCTTCTGAGTTGGGGAGTTGGTGGCTGCTGTGGAGCCGGTTGTCGGGATTATGGCGGTGCTAGAGGTTACACTAGTCATCTTCTGAGTTGGGGAGTTGGTGGCTGCTGTGGAGCCGGTTGTCGGGATTATGGCGGTGCTAGAGGTTACACTAGTCATCTTCTGAGTTGGGGAGTTGGTGGCTGCTGTGGAGCCGGTTGTCGGGATTATGGCGGTGCTAGAGGTTACACTAGTCATCTTCTGAGTTGATGTCGGTGACGGGGTGGCTGTAACGCCAGCTGTAATTGTGGTGGTGATTGAGGGTGGTTGCGTTGAATTAGCATCAGTACagtgaagtagaagacctggagTGAACAAACACAAAACAGCGTTAATTGTTTAATCTGAAGCAAATATTACATAGGCCTAACTTAATGTAATCTACTTGGCTCAACTTAAATGGAAATAATGCCATCTCTAGAACTTGGTCCATCATCCCTGTGAGTTGCATACAGTTTTATAAATATCTGTATTTCTAAGAGGATATCAGTGATGAGATATTGAGGAGGCTATGTGGTGAACTCTGTGTAAACCTGCTGTGTTTTATTTCCTTCTCTCCAGACAGCTGTACAGTAGTcaattctctctctgtttctctattcATAGTAAACAGGACAGGATGCTCCACACCCAACCTATGGGCTTGCCCCAGCGCACCGTGAACAATCCTGGACCACGTTCTTAGGCCGGGACCCTAGGGATGTAGAACAATGGCTTCCCTAGGATCCCTTCCCTCGACCCACACACACGTACCGCCATAGCATTAGGACAACTACTTGCTTCCTCATACTCAGTCCCGCACATACGTGGGTGCACAGTCACACACTAAAAACACTCATACCTCTCTTATCTCACATGTTCATATATCAGGCCGTATACCTACATTACTAACACACTGCACTATAAATAGCATACACTTCAAAGGCTACATATGCTGTCAATTCATATAGGGCTGCATAATTCATCTAATTCACATTAAAATCGCAATATTGTCGCGCAATATTCATGACGCAAGAAGATTCATATCGCATGCGATATTTTGAAATGCCACTCAGTCATTGTAGCGTccgtttttatagtttacttgtGGCTGCTTCACACACGCTCAAGCCCCGCCCCATCAAGCACCGCAGCTCCTCCTCTTTAGATTCACTAGAAGTTTGCATGCTGTTCTGTTAGGTCAAATGCAGTCAACAGATTGTTCCAGACAACGATGACACTTTTTTGCTTTTTAATATAAATCATTCTGTTTCTaggattccaacagttcacccaagtgttttgatctacaTGTAACTGCCacaataaaggaaacacttgagtaaatgaccgatacaaagtgtatgtaaagcaggtgcttccacacaggtgtggttcctgagttaattaagcaattaacatcccatcatgcttagggtcatcagagaggaagaggcgaagtgagAGATTTTACTCCACCCAAATCTGTCCATgacaatcactgccaaagatgcttcaacaaagtactgagtaaagggtctgaatacttatgtaaatgaattattccctttattttttttgcaaaaaattctaaaagcctgtctttgcttcgtcattatgggatattgtgtgtatattgatgaggggaaaaaacaatttaatcaattttagaataaggttgtaatgtaaatTAATGTGAAAAAAGTCATGGGATCTGAagattttccaaatgcactgtaaacggaggactcatcatggatataacctGTTATCCACccttttaaagtagtcaacttgatgagattcctatgagttgggaggAATCATCCAATGAAGacgttgactactttaaaatagagatagcatgggcagcgccattgaggctgtcacagacgctataattgcacagatacaaagattagtcctctatatatctctatggcctgttgttcacacgcgtATCTGCCCGCTCATTAGCtggaatggtcccacctgatctcatCTCCTCCTGCCTGCCTTTTATCTTTGGgaacatgtatttccattgttagagggGTCACTCgaatatcttgtcaatataatagacagtCTTTGGGCTGATGTATAAAAATggccagttgcccattattttggctaccatggttaAAAGAAAAGAtctgtgactttgaaagaggggtctcaaaggagcatagtgggtttacagggtgtgtgtgtgtgtgtgtgtgtgtgtgtgtgtgtgtgtgtgtgtgtgtgtgtgtgtgtgtgtgtcaatcaccagatctcaacccaattaaacagttatgggagattctggagtggtgcctgagagtgttttccaccaccaatAAAATATCAAATTAtgaaatttcttgtggaagaatggcaTTCCTCCAATGAacttccagacacttgtagaatatataccaaggcacattgaagctgttctggttggtggtggcccaacaccctattaagacactttattttgttgtttcctttgttttggcagttacctgtatattgcaagtcaaatcgcaatatttggttaaaaaaaaatcacaattcaatgttttttttgcaGATGTTGTGCAGCCCTAAATCTATACACATAGGACGACATTGTTTTTCAAACAGTGTTCAATAATTGGATATTCATCCCAAGGTTACATCCACAAAAACAGGCCTACAATATAGGTAGtggacatactgtacacacacacccacacataaacCATACACGAACACTCACCTCCCACTCCACATGTGCACTGTAGAATAAAGAGATGTGGGGACTCTAATGAACTCTATTCGGTCCAACCTCATAAGGTTTCTATACTACTTGAATCACTGTTACAACATTCCAACCAGATTGTCAATCTCCATATCAATACATATTTTCATACTCTAATAATCATTGTATTGTATGTGTGTTTTTGAATAGAGCCCCTCCTGTTGACCAGCCCGTTAAAAAGATGCTCACCCAGGATGTAAAGATATAAATCCAGACGTGGTGGGTTGTCATGGTGATTAATAGTGGTTGTCGGGGGCAACGAGGACATTGTCTAAAACAGCCTCTTATCAGTGTCTGTTTTAGAGGGGTGGTGGAAGAGGGGAGAGGTAAAACATTGttgtctccatctcttctctttgACAGGCAGCCCTACACTGTGGCTGCCTTCCCAAACTGCAGACACGCCAATTGTTATCAGGCTTCATTAAGCAGCTTAGTAGTCACTATGAGGAGAGaacccagagacacagacagcTCCTGAGGAGGGGGAAACTCTGAATCCTCCCCCTGGACCCAGCCTGTTTGTTTACACTCCTGGTGATGTCCCCTGGCAGCTAGTAAAGGGGGCTGCTTCAGCATTGGTAATGTCACCTGGTAGCTAGTAAAAGGATGTTGCTACAGCGTTGATCATGTCACCTGGTAGCTAGTGAAAGGAGGTTGCTACAGCATTGATAATGTCACCTGGTAGCTAGTGAAAGGATGTTGCTACAGCATTGATAATGTCACCTGGTAGCTAGTGAAAGGAGGTTGCTACAGCATTGATAATGTCAGCTGGTAGCTAGTGAAAGGATGTTGCTACAGCATTGATAATGTCACCTGGTAGCTAGTAAAAGGATGTTGCTACAGCATTGATAATGTCACCTGGTAGCTAGTGAAAGGATGTTGCTACAGCATTGATAATGTCACCTGGTAGCTAGTGAAAGGAGGTTGCTACAGCATTGATAATGTCACCTGGTAGCTAGTGAAAGGAGGTTGCTACAGCATTGATAATGTCACCTGGTAGCTAGTGAAAGGATGTTGCTACAGCATTGATAATGTCACCTGGTAGCTAGTGAAAGGAGGTTGCTACAGCATTGATAATGTCACCTGGTAGCTAGTGAAAGGATGTTGCTACAGCATTGATAATGTCACCTGGTAGCTAGTGAAAGGAGGTTGCTACAGCATTGATAATGTCAGCTGGTAGCTAGTGAAAGGAGGTGTTGCTACAGCATTGATAATGTCACCTGGTAGCTAGTAAAAGGATGTTGCTACAGCATTGATAATGTCCCCTGGTAGCTAGTGAAAGGAGGTTGCTTCAGCATTGGTAATGACTCTGGTggctcaacctggtctcagaacatTTCATGTTATTCTTTACGTAAATACAAGactctccatttagtatgatatgttacgaattacgaTCCGTAAATGTTACGAATTTGcgaaacgtacaatatgttacgaatttaggataaagggttaaggttaaggtaaaAGTTAGgcaaaagggttaggggaagggttaacaaacatgctaagtagttgcaaagtagctaaaaagtagtaagtagttgcacatttgctaattagctaaaatgctaaaacgaccaaccaccctccactcatttttgccttaagtaaccttctgtcttatgtaaccataccaaacttaccatatcatactaatttcagtgtcccgaatttatatttactatgttacgtctggtctatgagaccaggctgggtaACTCGAGATAGGAGGCTACTTCAACATTATAGTCTAACAGGTGGAAGTTTCCCAGCAGGACTGAATGACAAGGGAAAAAATTGTTTTACAGACAGTATTTCTTTGCTACATTTTTAGACAGCATTTGAAAATGTGTAAGTCAGGAATGATACAGTTCATTTCTGACATACACTATGCAATGTCTTGAGAGTAGACTGTACTACTCATGCAGATATTCGGTGTATAGTATGTATTTGACCTGGGACTGGTGTACTGCTCCTGTGATTTCCACACAGTGTTCTGCCTCTgagactctgtgttgttgtgagacatgtgtctctctctgtctgctccactatcccccctcctctacctcctctagcTGTGATGTCATATTTTGGGATGACCCTCTTTGACCCCGCCTGTCACCCGGGTGTCTGTTTCTTAACAGGTGACAGCAGCACCCCTGATCCTGACATTATTAGCTGGGGCTGTTTTTACCTCAGAGAcattccaacccccccccccccccccccacacacacacactcacaaacacacactcactcacacacacacacggatagtGCCTGTAGTCTCTCCAAAGACACTCATTCCTTAAGATATGCCCCCCCCccagagaaaggggggggggggcaggagatGGAATGGAAGGTTCCATCTCCATAGCTTCCCTTTCCTCTG
Encoded here:
- the LOC115180480 gene encoding podocalyxin isoform X1; this encodes METKMRITWALLPLGLLLHCTDANSTQPPSITTTITAGVTATPSPTSTQKMTSVTSSTAIIPTTGSTAATNSPTQKMTSVTSSTAIIPTTGSTAATNSPTQKMTSVTSSTAIIPTTGSTAATNSPTQKMTSVTSSTAIIPTTGSTAATNSPTQKMTSVTSSTAIIPTTGSTAATNSPTQKMTSVTSSTAIIPTTGSTAATNSPTQKMTSVTSSTAIIPTTGSTAATNSPTQKMTSVTSSTAIIPTTGVILGASIVTAAGTAGTGASGSSGTLTQTTPDTTEVTQVSTTTSVGPTPWSASSSPSHPPSTSSPVSSGSSLATTTTSTQERMVSTTTAETTTPPKSFTFVKSKRNEENYERKDLEELCQQLMSQMHDASCTLTVREINGHTTFDSVVVTGKVDNSVVQQYYEEITRKPSDNMTLIAILASCGALLAMIVGFAIYASYHRKSYRKNLQQHLTEELQTVEDGYHDNPTLEVMEVQPEMQEKKVALNGEFNNSWIVPIDNLLKGDMPDEEDTHL
- the LOC115180480 gene encoding podocalyxin isoform X2 translates to METKMRITWALLPLGLLLHCTDANSTQPPSITTTITAGVTATPSPTSTQKMTSVTSSTAIIPTTGSTAATNSPTQKMTSVTSSTAIIPTTGSTAATNSPTQKMTSVTSSTAIIPTTGSTAATNSPTQKMTSVTSSTAIIPTTGSTAATNSPTQKMTSVTSSTAIIPTTGSTAATNSPTQKMTSVTSSTAIIPTTGSTAATNSPTQKMTSVTSSTAIIPTTGSTAATNSPTQKMTSVTSSTAIIPTTGVILGASIVTAAGTAGTGASGSSGTLTQTTPDTTVTQVSTTTSVGPTPWSASSSPSHPPSTSSPVSSGSSLATTTTSTQERMVSTTTAETTTPPKSFTFVKSKRNEENYERKDLEELCQQLMSQMHDASCTLTVREINGHTTFDSVVVTGKVDNSVVQQYYEEITRKPSDNMTLIAILASCGALLAMIVGFAIYASYHRKSYRKNLQQHLTEELQTVEDGYHDNPTLEVMEVQPEMQEKKVALNGEFNNSWIVPIDNLLKGDMPDEEDTHL